Proteins encoded within one genomic window of Bradyrhizobium sp. CB1717:
- a CDS encoding HlyD family secretion protein, whose amino-acid sequence MADTANGPGVPETLARDTGDRTAENRKPQVEAADSSRPLRRALVRFARGAGKHLATLGIALIAVLIAVATWQHYVTAPWTRNGSVRVQVANVAPQVAGKIVELRVADNQFVHKGDVLYVIDPFDFEVAVRVDKALMDQRAADLVVKQAEYERRQHLSDLATTPEEQQIYAGNAAQAKAAYEAAAHQLAQAELNLKRTSVVSPVDGYVTNLLLRAGDYSVTGVSNVSVIDSNSFWIDGYFEETKMARVCVGDRAEAHLVGYSRPILGHVKTVTRGISVSNAAVGTQGLPNVDPIYTWVRLAQRVPVRLAIDTVPPGVPLVSGMTATVTIRQPSASGGQTWFDRFRTSFVDPVFDLFGAGRPPRPNCLQATSQQRPEVETLPYTREPAVPPAEKIAPGLTPGIDASPRLP is encoded by the coding sequence ATGGCCGACACCGCGAACGGCCCGGGCGTGCCGGAGACCTTGGCGCGTGATACCGGCGATCGCACGGCGGAGAACCGCAAGCCTCAGGTAGAGGCCGCGGACTCATCGAGGCCGCTGCGAAGAGCGTTGGTCCGTTTCGCCCGCGGTGCCGGCAAGCATCTTGCGACGCTAGGTATCGCACTGATCGCGGTCCTGATCGCGGTTGCGACCTGGCAGCACTACGTGACCGCGCCCTGGACGCGGAACGGCAGTGTCCGCGTCCAGGTCGCCAATGTCGCGCCGCAGGTTGCGGGCAAGATCGTGGAGCTGAGGGTGGCCGACAACCAGTTCGTCCACAAGGGCGACGTCCTCTACGTGATCGATCCCTTCGACTTCGAGGTCGCCGTCCGCGTCGACAAGGCGCTGATGGACCAGCGGGCCGCGGACCTCGTGGTGAAGCAGGCCGAGTACGAGCGGCGCCAGCATCTGTCCGACCTTGCGACGACACCGGAAGAGCAGCAGATCTATGCCGGCAATGCGGCGCAGGCGAAGGCTGCCTATGAGGCGGCGGCCCACCAGCTCGCGCAGGCGGAGCTGAACCTGAAGCGCACCAGCGTGGTCAGTCCGGTCGACGGCTACGTCACCAATCTGCTTTTGCGTGCGGGCGACTACTCCGTCACCGGCGTCAGCAACGTTTCCGTCATCGACTCCAACAGCTTCTGGATCGACGGCTATTTCGAAGAAACCAAGATGGCGCGGGTCTGCGTTGGCGATCGTGCCGAAGCGCATCTGGTCGGCTATTCCAGGCCGATCCTCGGACATGTGAAGACCGTGACGCGCGGCATCAGCGTGTCGAACGCCGCCGTAGGAACGCAAGGCCTGCCCAACGTCGATCCGATCTACACCTGGGTGCGGCTGGCACAGCGGGTACCGGTTCGCCTCGCCATCGATACGGTGCCGCCGGGTGTGCCGCTCGTCTCCGGCATGACAGCGACGGTGACGATCCGGCAGCCGTCCGCAAGCGGCGGCCAAACCTGGTTCGACCGGTTTCGCACGAGCTTCGTCGACCCCGTCTTTGATCTGTTCGGCGCCGGACGTCCGCCCCGTCCGAATTGCCTGCAGGCAACGTCGCAGCAGCGGCCCGAAGTGGAAACACTTCCCTACACACGCGAGCCCGCGGTTCCGCCCGCAGAGAAGATCGCACCCGGCCTCACGCCCGGCATCGACGCCTCGCCGCGCCTGCCCTGA
- a CDS encoding DUF1656 domain-containing protein codes for MTNTYRELVVGGVLIAPIVTYAAIALLAFLLLRPLLRFVGFARLFSNPSLAELSLYIAMFGLLAMFF; via the coding sequence ATGACGAACACCTATCGGGAGCTGGTCGTCGGCGGCGTGCTCATCGCCCCCATCGTCACCTATGCGGCAATCGCGCTGCTTGCGTTCCTGCTGCTCCGTCCGCTGCTGCGCTTCGTCGGATTCGCAAGATTGTTCAGCAACCCCTCGCTGGCCGAGCTCAGTCTCTACATTGCGATGTTCGGCCTGCTCGCAATGTTCTTCTAG
- a CDS encoding FUSC family protein — translation MPVNATSAAVPRPLVFAGFPASSWAFALRVWLAMLLALYVSFWLELDSPSSSALTVAVLALPTRGQGMEKAGYRLLATAIGVAASIAIAGLFSQTDGLLLAVLGIWVGLCVYVAGMLDGNRAYAAALCCITVALVDIQQIDTPLQVFPAGVARGAAIGIGVLAVALVNEVLAAPNYHPVLASRIEALYHRVADLAQGAERASAPAAASLLHDIAALHPEIASLATESSIGTARTEAARAALVDLVSALSLGRMLAALPAASRDAAGLIEMSRSCLQTEIGRKNAQVRSSLDALREGMRPSHAWRAPLYRSRRIAAETGARAAISFTLIAVFFVLTGWPSTELCLSLVAVIIGLSSTSPAPRSFTLVTLTAMPIACALAGMLKYLVFNGVSEFQLLAIGLAPVVIGLALLISLPNPTLSSLGRLVLVFTIAVLVPTNPQSYDPEVFLVTSLFACLSAVLVFAAQMLLPALSGDRRVRLLLGEARRELDHLDRERTRYLAPEEAAFRDAARIEQILTANGALPLDGQITAKAIRCFDQAEALRRCRAELDRLRQGPLAGAAQDAREALAQRNGGAIIASAEVLREAAARSNLSANSAIAMLIAASGAFAPSQPENRGERP, via the coding sequence ATGCCAGTGAACGCCACCAGTGCTGCCGTGCCGCGCCCGCTGGTCTTCGCCGGATTCCCCGCGAGCTCCTGGGCTTTCGCGTTGCGCGTCTGGCTGGCGATGCTGCTCGCGCTCTATGTCAGCTTCTGGCTCGAGCTCGACTCGCCGTCGTCGTCCGCCCTCACCGTGGCCGTCCTTGCCCTGCCGACACGCGGCCAGGGCATGGAGAAGGCCGGCTACCGGCTGCTCGCAACCGCCATCGGCGTTGCCGCATCGATCGCAATCGCGGGCCTGTTTTCCCAGACCGACGGTCTCCTGCTCGCGGTGCTCGGCATCTGGGTCGGGCTCTGCGTCTATGTCGCCGGGATGCTGGACGGCAATCGCGCCTATGCAGCGGCGCTCTGCTGCATCACCGTCGCCCTGGTCGATATCCAGCAGATCGACACGCCGCTCCAGGTATTCCCGGCCGGCGTCGCACGCGGCGCCGCCATCGGCATCGGCGTCCTTGCAGTGGCGCTTGTGAACGAGGTTCTGGCCGCGCCGAATTACCATCCGGTGCTGGCCAGCCGCATCGAGGCGCTGTACCACCGGGTCGCGGACCTCGCGCAAGGCGCCGAGCGCGCCTCCGCGCCGGCTGCGGCGAGCCTGTTGCATGACATCGCGGCACTGCATCCGGAGATCGCCAGCCTGGCGACGGAATCGAGCATCGGCACGGCAAGGACCGAAGCTGCGCGCGCCGCGCTGGTCGACCTCGTCAGTGCGCTCTCGCTCGGCCGAATGCTCGCAGCGCTCCCCGCCGCCTCCCGGGATGCAGCCGGGCTGATTGAGATGTCCCGATCCTGCCTCCAGACCGAGATCGGCCGAAAGAATGCGCAGGTCCGCAGCAGCCTCGACGCGCTGCGTGAAGGGATGCGGCCGTCCCATGCATGGCGCGCGCCGCTCTATCGCTCGCGCCGCATCGCGGCGGAAACCGGCGCACGAGCCGCGATCTCGTTCACGCTGATCGCGGTCTTCTTCGTGCTGACGGGCTGGCCGAGCACCGAGCTCTGCCTCTCGCTCGTCGCGGTGATCATCGGCCTCAGCTCGACGTCACCTGCGCCACGCAGCTTCACGCTGGTGACGTTGACGGCGATGCCGATCGCCTGCGCGCTGGCCGGCATGCTGAAATACCTCGTCTTCAACGGCGTGTCCGAATTTCAGCTGCTGGCGATCGGTCTTGCGCCCGTCGTCATCGGCCTCGCGCTGCTGATCTCGCTGCCGAACCCGACACTGTCGTCCCTCGGCCGCCTCGTCCTGGTGTTCACGATCGCCGTCCTCGTACCGACCAATCCGCAGAGCTACGACCCCGAGGTGTTCCTGGTGACGAGCCTCTTTGCCTGCCTGTCGGCGGTGCTCGTGTTCGCGGCGCAGATGCTGCTGCCTGCCCTGTCGGGCGACCGGCGGGTTCGGCTGCTGCTGGGAGAAGCCAGGCGCGAGCTGGACCATCTCGACCGCGAACGAACCCGATACCTCGCACCGGAGGAAGCCGCGTTTCGCGACGCGGCCCGGATCGAACAGATCCTGACCGCAAACGGCGCCTTGCCTCTCGATGGTCAGATCACGGCCAAGGCGATCCGCTGTTTCGACCAGGCGGAAGCCTTGCGGCGCTGCCGCGCCGAACTGGACCGGCTGCGACAGGGGCCGCTCGCCGGAGCGGCTCAGGACGCGCGCGAGGCCCTCGCGCAGCGGAACGGCGGCGCGATCATCGCTTCTGCCGAGGTGCTCCGCGAGGCGGCGGCGCGAAGCAACCTGTCCGCCAATTCGGCCATCGCCATGCTGATTGCGGCGAGCGGCGCATTCGCACCGTCACAGCCTGAAAACCGGGGCGAACGGCCATGA
- a CDS encoding response regulator, producing MAKTPVIAIVDDDEGVRTSLASLVRSLGYEADPYESGLDFLRHAPGDDPACMIADIQMPVITGDELQAQLIASGRRFPIIFMTAFPSEAVRQRVMAAGAHCFLGKPSSGDEIIRCLEDALAGHGAAP from the coding sequence ATGGCCAAAACCCCTGTGATTGCGATCGTGGACGACGATGAGGGCGTTCGCACTTCGCTTGCGAGCCTGGTTCGCTCGCTTGGCTACGAGGCCGATCCCTACGAGTCCGGCCTCGACTTCCTGCGGCATGCACCGGGAGACGATCCCGCATGCATGATCGCCGACATCCAGATGCCTGTGATCACCGGCGATGAATTGCAGGCGCAATTGATCGCGTCCGGCCGCCGCTTCCCGATCATCTTCATGACCGCATTTCCAAGCGAAGCCGTGCGTCAGCGCGTGATGGCCGCCGGCGCGCATTGCTTTCTCGGCAAGCCGTCCAGCGGCGACGAAATCATCCGCTGTCTCGAGGACGCGCTGGCAGGCCACGGCGCAGCGCCGTAA
- a CDS encoding response regulator transcription factor yields the protein MTRPNQAQPPAPPSSAIVIIVDDDAGIRASLDSLFRSVGLETRLFGSPAELLGSSLPDRPGCIVLDVRLPGVSGLDLQGQLVRQGISYPIIFMTGHGDIPMSVRAMKAGAVDFLSKPFRDQDMLDAVTAALERDALHRAEAATKDDIRAQYETLTTREREVMGHVTAGLMNKQVAALIGLSEITVKIHRGNVMRKMGVRSLADLVRKAEALGVSQTRRSPDQT from the coding sequence ATGACAAGACCAAACCAGGCCCAACCGCCGGCGCCTCCCTCCAGCGCAATCGTCATCATCGTCGATGACGATGCAGGCATCCGCGCCTCACTCGACAGCCTGTTCCGATCCGTCGGCCTCGAGACGCGGCTGTTCGGCTCGCCGGCCGAACTGCTCGGCAGCTCGCTGCCCGACCGCCCCGGCTGCATCGTGCTGGACGTCCGCCTTCCGGGCGTGAGCGGGCTCGATCTGCAGGGCCAGCTCGTCCGGCAGGGCATCAGCTATCCGATCATCTTCATGACCGGCCATGGCGACATTCCGATGTCGGTGCGCGCCATGAAGGCCGGCGCCGTCGACTTCCTCTCCAAGCCGTTCCGCGACCAGGACATGCTCGACGCCGTGACGGCGGCGCTCGAACGCGATGCGCTGCACCGCGCCGAAGCCGCGACCAAGGACGACATCCGGGCCCAGTACGAGACCCTGACGACGCGCGAGCGCGAGGTGATGGGCCATGTCACCGCCGGCCTGATGAACAAGCAGGTCGCCGCCCTGATCGGCCTCAGCGAGATCACGGTCAAGATCCACCGCGGAAACGTCATGCGCAAGATGGGGGTTAGGTCACTGGCCGACCTCGTTCGCAAGGCCGAGGCGCTCGGGGTTTCCCAGACCCGCAGGTCTCCGGACCAAACCTGA